GCTGGGCCCGGTCACGGGCGCCGAGCTTCGCCATGGCCCGGTTGACGTGGGTCTTCACGGTCAGCGGGCTCACCTCCAGCCGCTCGGCGATCTCGTCGTTGGAGAGCCCGCCGGCGACCTGGACGAGCACCTCCCGCTCGCGGCCGGTCAGGGCGGCGAGCCGCTTGGAGCGGGCGGCGGCTCCGCCCTCGCCGTCGGCCGAGTCGTCCGGCTGGGCGAGGAAGCGGGCGATCAGGCCCTTGGTGGCGGTGGGCGACAGCAGCGCCTCCCCGCCCGCGGCGACCCGGATCGCGTTCAGCAGTTCGTCCGGCTCGGAGCCCTTGCCGAGGAAGCCGGAGGCACCGGCCCGCAGCGACTGCACGACGTAGTCGTCGACCTCGAAGGTGGTGAGGATGACGACGCGGACCTGGGCGAGCGCCGGGTCGGCGCTGATCATGCGGGTGGCGGCCAGTCCGTCCGTGCCGGGCATCCGGATGTCCATCAGCACGACGTCCGCCCGCTCCTCCTTCGCGAGCCGCACCGCCTCCGCCCCGTCCGAGGCCTCCCCCACCACCTCCATGTCCGGCTCCGAGTCGACGAGCACCCGGAACGCGCTGCGCAGCAGCGCCTGGTCGTCGGCGAGCAGGACACGGATCGTCATACGGGGTCCCCCGGGGCACTGGTCGTGGTCGTACGGCCGCCGCGTCGACCGTGCGGCTCACGGTCGTACGGTCTCCGCGGCGTCGGTTCGGGTCTTGAGCGGCAGGATCGCATGGACCCGGAAGCCGCCGCCGTAGCGGGGGCCGGTGGTGAGGGTGCCGCCGAGCGCGGCGACGCGTTCGCGCATACCGAGGAGACCGTGCCCGCCGCCCGCCTCGTCCTCGTCGCGCGTCGCCGGCTGTCCGGTGCCGTTGTCGAGGACGGTGATCTCCACGTTCGGGCCGACGCGTACGACGCTGACCTCGGCCTTCGCCGCCTCACCCGCGTGCTTGTGCACATTGGTGAGGGCTTCCTGGATGACGCGGTACGCGACGAGATCGACGGCGGCCGGGAGGCTCACGCCCTCGTCGGCGCGGACCACCTCGGCCGCGAGGCCCGCGCTGTGGAAGGTGCCGACGAGTTCGTCGAGCCGGACCAGGCCCGGGGCCGGTTCGGTGGGCGCCTCGGGGTCGCCGGACTGGCGCAGCAGACCGACCGTGGCGCGCAGTTCGCCCAGCGCGGAGCGGCTGGCCTCGCGGACGTGGGCGAGGGCCTCCTTGGCCTGGTCGGGCCGCTTGTCCATGACGTGCGCGGCGACCCCGGCCTGCACGTTGACGAGGGCGATGTGGTGGGCGACGACGTCGTGCAGGTCACGGGCGATGCGCAGGCGTTCCTCGGCGACCCGGCGGCGGGCCTCCTCCTCACGCGTCCGCTCCGCCCGTTCGGCGCGCTCCCTGATGGCGTCCACGAAGGCACGGCGACTGCGGACCGCGTCGCCGGCCGTGGCGGCCATGCCGGTCCAGGCGAAGATGCCGATGTTCTCCTGGGCGTACCAGGGGAGCGGGCCGGCGAGCATGGCCGTGCCCGTCAGCACGGTCATCGTGAGCAGGCCGACGCGCCAGGTGGTGGGGCGGTCGGTGGTGGAGGCGACCGTGTAGAGGGCGATGACGGCGGACATCGCGACGGGCGCGCGCGGGTCGCCGGTGACCAGTTCGGCGACGGTGAGGGCGCAGGTCGCTGCCAGCACGGCCATGGGGGCGCGGCGGCGGGCGACGAGGACGGCGGCGGCCGGGACCATCAGCGCGACGCTGAGGGCGTCGGGGGTGCGGGCGCCCCATTTGTCGCCGTGGGCGGCGTGGGGGTCGACGAAGGAGCCGGCGACCATGGCGACGAGGACGCCGAGGGCGAGGGTGGCGTCCAGCGCGAGGGGGTGCGCGGTCAGCCAGGTCCTGGCCCGGTGGAGGGTGCTCACGACTGTTTACGGTACGGGGCGGGTGGCGGGGGCGGAACGGGTGGTGGGGGCCTTCGGGGGTGGGGGCCTTCGGGGGTGGGGGTGCCTTCGGGGGTGGGGGTGCCTTCGGGGGTGGGGGTGCCTTCGGGGGTGGGCAGGGTCTTTGTCGCCCCCGCCGCCCCTACCCGTCCCATCCTCAAGGGGCTGCGCCCCTTTGACCCCCAGCGTCCGTCCGGTGGGGGCTTCTCGCGCAGTTCCCCGCGCCCCTGAAAAGGGGCCTGCGGCCCTTTTCAGGGCGATTCAGCTGCCGTCAGCCTGGGATCAGGCCGTCGTCGTTCAGCATCTGTTTGACCTCCTGCAGCGTCGCGTCCGGTGACGGGAGGATGAGTTCGGAGGGTTCCAGGGAGTCGTCGGGCAGGGGGGTGCCCAGTTCGCGGACCTTGTCCAGGAGGGCGTGGAGGGTGTGGCGGAAGCCAGGGCCGTCGCCGACCTCCATTTCCGCCAGGAGGACGTCGTCCAGCTTGTTCAGTTCGGCGAAGTGGACGTCGTCCAGCCTCACCTGCCCCTCCCCCATGATCCGTACGATCATGTCGCCCTCCTCGGGGACGAGAGACGCCTGCTCGGCTACTTGTCGAAGCGCGGGGTGTCCTGGCGCTGGGACTGCTGCTGCGGCGCCGACTGGCCGGTGCCGCCCTCGATGGCCTGCTGCTGCGCGGACGGGCCGCCCGCCAGCTCCGCCTTCATGCGCTGGAGCTCCAGCTCGACGTCCGTACCGCCGGAGAGGCGGTCCAGCTCGGCCTGGATGTCGTCCTTGTGCATCCCGGACGGGTCGTCGAGGGCACCGGAGGCCAGCAGTTCGTCGATGGCGCCGGCGCGGGCCTGGAGCTGGGCGGTCTTGTCCTCGGCGCGCTGGATGGCGAGACCGACGTCGCCCATCTCCTCGGAGATGCCGGAGAACGCCTCGCCGATCCTGGTCTGGGCCTGGGCGGCGGTGTACGTGGCCTTGATCGTCTCCTTCTTCGTACGGAAGGCGTCGACCTTGGCCTGCAGGCGCTGCGCGGCGAGGGTGAGCTTCTCCTCCTCGCCCTGGAGGGTGGAGTGCTGCGTCTCCAGGTCCGTCACCTGCTGCTGGAGCGCGGCACGGCGGGAGAGGGCCTCGCGGGCCAGGTCCTCGCGGCCGAGCGCGAGCGCCTTGCGGCCCTGGTCCTCCAGCTTCGAGGACTGGGACTGGAGCTGGTTGAGCTGAAGCTCCAGGCGCTTGCGGGAGGTGGCCACGTCGGCCACGCCCCGTCGCACTTTCTGGAGCAGCTCCAGCTGCTTCTGATACGAGTAATCGAGGGTTTCGCGCGGGTCCTCGGCCCGGTCAAGGGCCTTGTTCGCCTTCGCGCGGAAGATCATCCCCATACGCTTCATGACACCGCTCATGGGCTTCGCGCGCCCCCTTCTGACGGACTCCAGCTCACAGGTCTGCGACAGAACCCACAGTACGGGCCCTGCATCCATTACCGCACTGTTCGGGGACGGATGCGGTCATCCCCAAGGACGACTGTGTACGGCTCCGCTCCGGCGTAGGGAGTAGGTGTCCCCCGGGGTCGCGTACGGGCCGCTCCCCCGAACACCTCGGCTCCGCTACGGACGAGACGTCACCGCGCTCCCCCTTCTTCCTGACTTCTTCGGCCCACTACGGCCTTCTCCGGCTTGACGGGTCTCCCCGTCCGCTGTCGCCCCAGCTCTGTCTCCAGTACGGACGCCGGGTGTTGCCGGATCGTTCCCCACTGGGCTGGGGTCCATGCCCCGACACCCCGTACCCTTGGGTTTTGTGTTCCGTAGCCGCGCCAAGAGCGAGAAGGAATCGGTCGCCGACAAGGCCCCGGTGACCGCCTCCCAGCAGACCCGTGATCCGCAGGCCCCCAAGGGGCGCCCCACTCCGAAGCGGAGTGTGGCCCAGGGGCAGCGCCGAAGCGTCGCCAATACGCCGACGACGCGCAAGGAGGCCGCCAAGCGTTCCCGCGACGAGCGCCGTGCCGCGATGGAGAAGCAGCGCCAGGCGCTGGCCACCGGTGACGAGCGGTATCTGCCGGCGCGGGACAAGGGTCCGGTCCGCAGGTTCGCCCGTGACTACGTGGACTCGCGGTTCCACATCGCGGAGTTCTTCCTGCCGCTGGCCGTGATCATCCTCGCGCTGAGCTTTATGCAGGTGCCCTCGCTGCAGAACATCGCACTCCTGCTGTGGCTCTTCGTGATCGTGCTGATCGTGGTCGACTCGATCAGCCTGGGCATCCGTCTGAAGAAGCAGCTGCGCGAGCGCTTCCCCGACGCCAACAAGAAGGGCGCCGTGGCCTACGCCCTGATGCGCACGCTCCAGATGCGTCGCCTCCGGCTGCCGAAGCCGCAGGTCAAGCGCGGAGAGCGGCCCTGAGCACGACCCCTTTCTCCGAAGGTGCCGCGCAGGCATGGCTGGACCGACTGGGCACCCTGCGTGAGGTCGTACGACAGGAGCTGGTCTCCCGCCAGGTCGACGAGCAGATAGCCGGACGCTTCCCCGTGGGGCAGCGGCTCCGGGTGCTCGACGTGGGCATGGGGCAGGGCACGCAGGCGCTGCGGCTGGCCCGGGCCGGGCACGCGGTGACCGGGATCGAGCGCGAGTCGAAGCTGATCGCCGTGGCCCGGGAGGCGGTCGCCGCCGAGCCCGAGGGCATTCGCGGGCGGATGCGGATCGTCGAGGGTGACGGCCGGGACACCGGGGTGCACTTCCTGCCGGGCAGTTTCGACGTGGTGCTCTGTCACGGGGTCCTGATGTACGTCGAGGAGCCCGACGCCCTGCTGGCCGGGCTGGCGCGGATGCTGGCGCCGGGCGGGCTGCTGTCGCTGCTCGTGCGCAACGGTGACGCGCTAGCGATGCGGGCGGGGCTCGCCGGGGACTGGGCCGGGGCGCTGGCCGCGTTCGACACCACCGCGTACCGGAATCGGCTCGGGCTGGATGTGCGGGCGGATCGGCTGGACGTGCTGACGGATGCGCTCGCGGGGATCGGGGCGCCGTTGCACGCGTGGTACGGGGTGCGGGTGTTCACGGATCTGGCGGCGGATGACGCGGGGGTGCCGGAGGGGGTGGGGGATCTTGAGGTGTTGCTCGCGGCGGAGGAGCGGGCTGGGCGGACGGATCCCTATCGGCAGGTGGCGGCGTTGTTGCACCTGTGTGGTGTGCGCGGCTGAGTCTTTCTCGCCCCCGCCGCCCCTACCCGTCCCATCCTCAAGGGGCTGCGCCCCTTTGACCCCCAAGCGTCCCTTCGGTGGGGGCTGGTCGCGCAGTTCCCCGCGCCCCTGGAAAAGCGGGGCTGCGCCCCAGCTTTTCCAGGCCCGCAGGGCCTGGAGCTTTTAGGGGCGCGGGGAACTGCGCGAGAAGCCCCACTCACCCGCACCCGCCGACGAACCCCGAACCCCGAGCTCTTCCGCGGAGATCGGGGCGGAGCCCCGAGTAGAGGCCCCGCCCCGTCGCGGAGCGCTACGCGTGCAGGCTCATCGGGCCGTAGATCTCCGTCGCGTCCTCGAAGAGGCGAACCTGGTCGGCCCCGCCCTCCAGAAGCGCTTTCCAGTGTTCGCCGATCCACGACTCGGCATCCCCCTGGGTCGTGAACTCCTCGGGCTGGACCGCGGGCTGGACCTCCGTCCCGTCGGCCTTCTCGAAACGCCACGTCCATGCCGCCATGTGAGCCTCCGTAAGTACCGGCCCGGCACCGCACACGGCGCCGAGCAAGATCCGGTTCCCCCCTGAGCCTAGTCGGACGCGCAAGACCTGCGGGTGTTCATCGCGACGCGGGAAAATCGATGCTGTGGAACTGACTTTGCTCGGCACCGGCGCCCCCGCGGGGCTTCCCCGCCCCGACTGTCCGTGCGCGGCGTGCGCGACCGCGCTCGGCCCCGCCGCGCGCGGGGCGACCGCGCTCCTTGTGGACGGCGCACTCCTGCTCGACCTCACGCCGGGCGCCGCCCTCGCCGCCGCGCGCGCCGGGCGCACGCTCACCGGGGTGCGGCAGGTACTGCTGTCGCACCCGCACGACGGACCCGCCGTGGAGGTGCCGGCGGGGTTGCCGCAGCCGGTGCGGGTGCCGGACGGTCGGGAGCTGACGCTGCTGACCGGGCACCGGGTGCGGGCGCAGGCCCTGGACGCGCCCGGCACCGGGTACGCGGTGACCGGTCCGGGCGGCCAGCGGCTGCTGTATCTGCCGCCGGGGGGCGCCCCCGCCGGTGTGGAGGAGCGGTCGGAGCCGTACGACATGGTCCTCCTCGATGTGCTGGGGCGGCCCGACGCGCTGGCCCGGCTGCGCGCGGCGGGGGCCGTCGGCCCGACGACCGATGTCGTGGCCGTGCACATCGACCACGACGTGCCGCCGGACGGCGAGTTGCCGCGGCGGCTCGCGGCGGCGGGCGCGCGCACCGTGCCGGACGGGACGACGCTGGCGGTCGGCGCCTACGAGGACGTCCCCGACGTACCGCGCCGCACGCTGGTGCTCGGCGGGGCGCGGTCGGGCAAGTCGGTGGAGGCCGAGCGGCGGCTGGAGGCGTTCCCGGACGTCCTGTACGTGGCGACCGGGGGGCTGCGGGGCGGCGACGGGGAGTGGGCCGAGCGGGTCGCCGCCCACCGTGAGCGGCGGCCGGGGTCGTGGCGCACCGTCGAGACCTGCGACCTCGTCCCGCTGCTGAAGGACGACGACGGGGCGCCGCTCCTCATCGACTGTCTCTCGCTGTGGTTGACGGACGCCATGGACGCGGTGGGGGCGTGGGACGACGCGGAGTGGGCCGGGGGCGGGGAGCGCGCGCTCCGGGCGCGTGTCACCGAACTCACCGACGCCGTACGGCACACGCGCCGCACGCTGGTCGCCGTCTCCAACGAGGTCGGCTCCGGCATCGTCCCCGCCACCGCCTCCGGGCGCCGCTACCGCGATGAACTCGGCCGTCTGAACGCGGCCTTCGCGAACGAGTGCGAGCACGTGCTGTTGGTGGTGGCGGGGCAGGCTCTGGCACTACGGGGTTGAGGGGGCGGTCGGTGGTGCGGTGCGGCGCGCGAGGATGCGGTGTGCGCGGGGCGGGAGAGGGGTGCACGGGCGGGCCGTGAGGATCTCGAAGCCCAGCGAGCGCAGTTCGGCGAGCAGGTTGCGCAGCGGCACGAGGTGCAGCGGGCGGGGACGGTCGTGCGGCTTCCACAGGCGTCGGTTCCTGCCGGGCAGCGCGCCGAACGGGCGTGCCGGGTCCGGGACTTCGAGGAGCAGATGGCCCCCGGGACGCAGGACGGCGCGGGCGGCACGCAACTCCTCGCGGGGGTCCGCGGTGTGTTCGAGGTGGTGGAACATGCTCACCACGTCGTAGCGGGCACGCAGCCGCGCGGTGATCTCGGGGTCGGTGAGCAGGCCCCGGTACGCCTCCTCCACGCGCCCGGCCTCCCAGGCCCGGTCGACGCGCGGGGTCGGGTCGAGGCCGTCGAAGGAGGTGTACGGGTGAATCTCGCGCGCGGCCTCCGGGAAGTGGCCGTGTCCGGTGCCGACGTCGAGCCAGCTCTCCGGTTCGGGGTACGGCAGCAGCACTCGGGCGGCGCCCCGCAGATGCCGGCGGCGCCGTCTCCCGACGGGGTCCGCGCCGGGGTCGTCCTCGACGGCGTGCCGGTGGTACCGGAGCAGCAGCCCGTCCGCCGTGGGCCGCGGGTTCTGGAAGGCGTGCGCGCAGTCCCGGCATTCGTCCACCACGAACGTGCCCGGCGTGCGCCGCCTCCCCTCCGGCGCGCGCACCCGCGTACGCAATTGCCGCGAGCCGCACCACGGACAGTCGTCCCGGCGCGGTTCGTGGAAGGGGTCGACTCCCGGCGCGAGGGGACCGGGCTCCGGCCGCGAGGTGGGGGACATGGCGGCTCCTGGGGGCGACGTAGGGACATTCGCCCCAAAAAGGTACGTACGTGAGCCTGGTCGTCGGTGCAATGACGTGCCGGTGGCGCGGTGGGACGTACGTGCGTCGCGGGGTCATGGTGTGGCGCCGTCGTGTTCGATCCCTGCCGGTACTGTTCGGCGAATGAGCTCGCTTAATCTCGACGACTTCACCGATCTGATCGAGCGCCCCGACGGCGGGGTGCGCCGCGACGCCGAGGCGCGGCGGGAGAGGCAGATCGTGCCGCCCGGGGCGCTGGGCCGCCTCGACGAACTGGGTGAGTGGCTGGCGGCGGCGCAGTCGGCCGTGCCGGTGCGGCCGATCGAACGGCCCCGGGCGCTGCTGTTCGCGGGTGACCACGGGATCGCCGAACTCGGTGTCTCCGCACGGGCCGCGGGCACCGCGGACCAGTTGGTGCGGGGCGTTCTGGACGGCAGCAGCCCGGTGGCGGTGCTGGCCCGGCAGCTCGGTGTCCCCGTCCGGGTGGTGGACCTCGCGCTCGACTGCGACCCGGAGGCGTTGCCCGCCGAGGTCGTACGGCATCGGGTGCGGCGCGGGTCCGGCCGTATCGACGTCGAGGACGCGTTGACGGCCGAGGAGGCGGAGGAGGCGTTCCGGGTGGGCGTCGCCCTCGCGGACGAGGAGGCGGACTCCGGGACCGACCTCGTCGTCCTCGGTGATGTGAGTGTCGGGGGGACCACGGCGGCGGCGGTCCTGGTCGCCGCGCTCTGCGGGACCGACGCGTCCGTGGTGACCGGGCGGGGCGGGCGGGCGATTGACGACCTGGCGTGGATGCGCAAGTGCGCGGCCGTACGGGACGCCCTGCGGCGGGCCCGGCCGGTGCTCGGGGACCAGTTGCAGTTGCTGGCGACCGTGGGTGGGGCGGACCTCGCCGCCATGACCGGGTTCCTGCTGCAGAGCGCGGTGCGGAAGACGCCGGTGATCCTCGACGGTGTGGTGTCGGCGGCGTCTGCGCTGGTCGCCCAGCGGGTCGCGTTCCGGGCGCCGGACTGGTGGCTGGCCGGGCAGGGCAGCGGGGAGCCGGCGCAGGCCAAGGCGCTGGACCGGATGGCGATCGAACCGCTGCTCGACCATGGGGTGAAGGTGGGCGAAGGGGCGGGCGCGCTGCTGGCATTGCCGCTGGTGCGGGCCGCGGCGGCGTTGGCGGCGGAGCTCCCCGAGGGGGAAGGCGCGGCCGCGCCGGAGAAGTCGGCCGAGAACCACGCCGGGGAGGACTACGACGCGACCTAGGGTTCGGGGGCCGGGGGGGCGCGTTGTCGGGTGCGGGTGCGTGGGGCTTCTCGCGCAGTTCCCCGCGCCCCTGAAAAGCAGGGGCTGCGCCCCGTGCTTTTCATCGCCCCCACCCACCCGCATCCGACGCCGAACCCGGAGTAATCGGGATCACTCGGGCGGCGCTCAACTTCCTTCCCCCTCGGGCGGTCTTCGGACGTGGCGGTGGGCTCACCGCACGTATCGAGGTCGCACGGAGCACGGCGTGGGGATGGACCGGACGCAGACGGGCAGGGCACTCCGATGGGCCCGCGCCGAGTGGGGGCTGCTGTACGCCACCGTGCGGCCACCCCTTGTGCGCCGTCGGCTGAGGGCCGTGCCGATGACCGTCGCCGCCGTCTGTCTCGCGGCCGTCGTCCACGTCGTGCACCACCAGTCCTGGGGCTACCGGTTCGTCGAGCACGCCGGTGCCGTACGGGCGGAGGACCCGTTCTGGACGGCGTTGGCGCGGACTCCGCTCTCCCTCTTCGTGCCGGCGCTGGACCTGCCGGTGTGGGGCGCGCTGGCGCAGATCCTGATCGTGTTCGGCACCGCGGAGATCTGCCTGGGCCGGCGGCGGACCCTGGCGATCGCGTACCTGGCCACCCTGGCCGGCACGCTGTACGCGCGTGTGGGCGTCGCGCTCGGCCCGGACGTCCCGCTCCTGGGGCTGCCCGCGTCGGACGC
This genomic stretch from Streptomyces deccanensis harbors:
- the cobT gene encoding nicotinate-nucleotide--dimethylbenzimidazole phosphoribosyltransferase, coding for MSSLNLDDFTDLIERPDGGVRRDAEARRERQIVPPGALGRLDELGEWLAAAQSAVPVRPIERPRALLFAGDHGIAELGVSARAAGTADQLVRGVLDGSSPVAVLARQLGVPVRVVDLALDCDPEALPAEVVRHRVRRGSGRIDVEDALTAEEAEEAFRVGVALADEEADSGTDLVVLGDVSVGGTTAAAVLVAALCGTDASVVTGRGGRAIDDLAWMRKCAAVRDALRRARPVLGDQLQLLATVGGADLAAMTGFLLQSAVRKTPVILDGVVSAASALVAQRVAFRAPDWWLAGQGSGEPAQAKALDRMAIEPLLDHGVKVGEGAGALLALPLVRAAAALAAELPEGEGAAAPEKSAENHAGEDYDAT
- a CDS encoding bifunctional adenosylcobinamide kinase/adenosylcobinamide-phosphate guanylyltransferase; this translates as MELTLLGTGAPAGLPRPDCPCAACATALGPAARGATALLVDGALLLDLTPGAALAAARAGRTLTGVRQVLLSHPHDGPAVEVPAGLPQPVRVPDGRELTLLTGHRVRAQALDAPGTGYAVTGPGGQRLLYLPPGGAPAGVEERSEPYDMVLLDVLGRPDALARLRAAGAVGPTTDVVAVHIDHDVPPDGELPRRLAAAGARTVPDGTTLAVGAYEDVPDVPRRTLVLGGARSGKSVEAERRLEAFPDVLYVATGGLRGGDGEWAERVAAHRERRPGSWRTVETCDLVPLLKDDDGAPLLIDCLSLWLTDAMDAVGAWDDAEWAGGGERALRARVTELTDAVRHTRRTLVAVSNEVGSGIVPATASGRRYRDELGRLNAAFANECEHVLLVVAGQALALRG
- a CDS encoding PspA/IM30 family protein; its protein translation is MSGVMKRMGMIFRAKANKALDRAEDPRETLDYSYQKQLELLQKVRRGVADVATSRKRLELQLNQLQSQSSKLEDQGRKALALGREDLAREALSRRAALQQQVTDLETQHSTLQGEEEKLTLAAQRLQAKVDAFRTKKETIKATYTAAQAQTRIGEAFSGISEEMGDVGLAIQRAEDKTAQLQARAGAIDELLASGALDDPSGMHKDDIQAELDRLSGGTDVELELQRMKAELAGGPSAQQQAIEGGTGQSAPQQQSQRQDTPRFDK
- a CDS encoding response regulator, giving the protein MTIRVLLADDQALLRSAFRVLVDSEPDMEVVGEASDGAEAVRLAKEERADVVLMDIRMPGTDGLAATRMISADPALAQVRVVILTTFEVDDYVVQSLRAGASGFLGKGSEPDELLNAIRVAAGGEALLSPTATKGLIARFLAQPDDSADGEGGAAARSKRLAALTGREREVLVQVAGGLSNDEIAERLEVSPLTVKTHVNRAMAKLGARDRAQLVVFAYESGLVRPRVD
- a CDS encoding class I SAM-dependent methyltransferase, whose amino-acid sequence is MSPTSRPEPGPLAPGVDPFHEPRRDDCPWCGSRQLRTRVRAPEGRRRTPGTFVVDECRDCAHAFQNPRPTADGLLLRYHRHAVEDDPGADPVGRRRRRHLRGAARVLLPYPEPESWLDVGTGHGHFPEAAREIHPYTSFDGLDPTPRVDRAWEAGRVEEAYRGLLTDPEITARLRARYDVVSMFHHLEHTADPREELRAARAVLRPGGHLLLEVPDPARPFGALPGRNRRLWKPHDRPRPLHLVPLRNLLAELRSLGFEILTARPCTPLPPRAHRILARRTAPPTAPSTP
- a CDS encoding DUF3043 domain-containing protein, with translation MPRHPVPLGFVFRSRAKSEKESVADKAPVTASQQTRDPQAPKGRPTPKRSVAQGQRRSVANTPTTRKEAAKRSRDERRAAMEKQRQALATGDERYLPARDKGPVRRFARDYVDSRFHIAEFFLPLAVIILALSFMQVPSLQNIALLLWLFVIVLIVVDSISLGIRLKKQLRERFPDANKKGAVAYALMRTLQMRRLRLPKPQVKRGERP
- the pspAA gene encoding PspA-associated protein PspAA translates to MIVRIMGEGQVRLDDVHFAELNKLDDVLLAEMEVGDGPGFRHTLHALLDKVRELGTPLPDDSLEPSELILPSPDATLQEVKQMLNDDGLIPG
- a CDS encoding sensor histidine kinase, producing MSTLHRARTWLTAHPLALDATLALGVLVAMVAGSFVDPHAAHGDKWGARTPDALSVALMVPAAAVLVARRRAPMAVLAATCALTVAELVTGDPRAPVAMSAVIALYTVASTTDRPTTWRVGLLTMTVLTGTAMLAGPLPWYAQENIGIFAWTGMAATAGDAVRSRRAFVDAIRERAERAERTREEEARRRVAEERLRIARDLHDVVAHHIALVNVQAGVAAHVMDKRPDQAKEALAHVREASRSALGELRATVGLLRQSGDPEAPTEPAPGLVRLDELVGTFHSAGLAAEVVRADEGVSLPAAVDLVAYRVIQEALTNVHKHAGEAAKAEVSVVRVGPNVEITVLDNGTGQPATRDEDEAGGGHGLLGMRERVAALGGTLTTGPRYGGGFRVHAILPLKTRTDAAETVRP
- a CDS encoding class I SAM-dependent methyltransferase, whose product is MGQGTQALRLARAGHAVTGIERESKLIAVAREAVAAEPEGIRGRMRIVEGDGRDTGVHFLPGSFDVVLCHGVLMYVEEPDALLAGLARMLAPGGLLSLLVRNGDALAMRAGLAGDWAGALAAFDTTAYRNRLGLDVRADRLDVLTDALAGIGAPLHAWYGVRVFTDLAADDAGVPEGVGDLEVLLAAEERAGRTDPYRQVAALLHLCGVRG